The following proteins are encoded in a genomic region of Glycine soja cultivar W05 chromosome 17, ASM419377v2, whole genome shotgun sequence:
- the LOC114393373 gene encoding oligouridylate-binding protein 1-like isoform X1, whose protein sequence is MQPQRLRQQAMMQPSLYHHPALLTPPQIEPILSGNLPPGFDSSSCRSVYVGNIHPQVTDSLLQELFSTAGALEGCKLIRKEKSSYGFVDYFDRSSAAFAIVTLNGRNIFGQPIKVNWAYASSQREDTSGHFNIFVGDLSPEVTDATLYACFSVYPSCSDARVMWDQKTGRSRGFGFVSFRNQQDAQSAINDLTGKWLGSRQIRCNWATKGASASDEKQTSDSRSVVELTNGSSEDGQETTNDDTPEKNPQYTTVYVGNLAPEVTSVDLHQHFHSLNAGTIEDVRVQRDKGFGFVRYSTHAEAALAIQMGNARILFGKPIKCSWGSKPTPPGTASTPLPPPTSANVSGFSLASLAAYERQMALSKMGGAHALMHQQGQHALKQVAMGMGAPGAGYDARFQNVATTQHLMYYQ, encoded by the exons ATGCAGCCTCAGAGGTTAAGGCAGCAAGCCATGATGCAACCATCTCTCTACCACCACCCTGCTCTACTTACTCCTCCTCAG ATAGAGCCTATCTTGAGTGGAAATCTGCCACCTGGCTTTGATTCGAGTTCATGCCGCAGTGT TTATGTAGGCAACATTCATCCCCAGGTTACAGATTCCCTTCTTCAAGAGCTTTTTTCAACTGCAGGCGCCCTTGAAGGATGCAAGCTTATTAGGAAAGAGAAG TCATCCTATGGGTTTGTGGACTACTTTGATCGCAGTTCTGCTGCATTTGCTATTGTAACTCTCAATGGGAGGAATAT TTTTGGGCAGCCTATTAAGGTTAACTGGGCTTATGCTAGCAGCCAGAGAGAGGATACCTCAG gtcactttaatatttttgtcggTGACCTTAGTCCTGAGGTTACAGATGCCACATTGTATGCTTGCTTCTCTGTATATCCTAGTTGTTC TGATGCAAGGGTAATGTGGGATCAGAAGACAGGCCGTTCCAGGGGATTTGGGTTTGTTTCTTTTCGGAATCAGCAG GATGCTCAAAGTGCTATAAATGATTTGACTG GAAAATGGCTTGGAAGTAGACAGATTCGTTGTAATTGGGCAACCAAAGGGGCCAGTGCCAGTGATGAAAAGCAGACTTCAGATTCGAGAAGTGTCGTGGAGTTGACCAATGGATCATCTG aagaTGGCCAAGAAACAACCAATGATGACACTCCTGAGAAGAATCCTCAATATACCACTGTTTATGTTGGCAATCTTGCTCCAGAG GTTACTTCTGTTGATCTCCATCAACATTTTCATTCTCTTAATGCCGGAACTATTGAAGATGTTAGGGTGCAACGAGACAAAGGTTTTGGGTTTGTGAGATACAGTACCCATGCTGAAGCAGCTCTTGCTATACAGATGGGTAATGCTCGAATTCTATTTGGCAAACCTATCAAG tGTTCATGGGGTAGCAAGCCTACTCCTCCAGGGACTGCCTCAACTCCTCTCCCACCACCTACTTCTGCGAATGTGTCGGGATTTTCTCTTGCTAGTCTTGCAGCTTATGAACGCCAAATGGCTTTGAGTAAAATGGGTGGTGCACATGCCCTTATGCATCAACAAGGTCAACATGCCCTAAAACAGGTAGCCATGGGAATGGGTGCTCCTGGGGCTGGTTATGATGCAAGATTCCAGAATGTTGCGACCACCCAACACCTAATGTACTATCAGTAA
- the LOC114393373 gene encoding oligouridylate-binding protein 1-like isoform X2 produces MQPQRLRQQAMMQPSLYHHPALLTPPQIEPILSGNLPPGFDSSSCRSVYVGNIHPQVTDSLLQELFSTAGALEGCKLIRKEKSSYGFVDYFDRSSAAFAIVTLNGRNIFGQPIKVNWAYASSQREDTSGHFNIFVGDLSPEVTDATLYACFSVYPSCSDARVMWDQKTGRSRGFGFVSFRNQQDAQSAINDLTGKWLGSRQIRCNWATKGASASDEKQTSDSRSVVELTNGSSDGQETTNDDTPEKNPQYTTVYVGNLAPEVTSVDLHQHFHSLNAGTIEDVRVQRDKGFGFVRYSTHAEAALAIQMGNARILFGKPIKCSWGSKPTPPGTASTPLPPPTSANVSGFSLASLAAYERQMALSKMGGAHALMHQQGQHALKQVAMGMGAPGAGYDARFQNVATTQHLMYYQ; encoded by the exons ATGCAGCCTCAGAGGTTAAGGCAGCAAGCCATGATGCAACCATCTCTCTACCACCACCCTGCTCTACTTACTCCTCCTCAG ATAGAGCCTATCTTGAGTGGAAATCTGCCACCTGGCTTTGATTCGAGTTCATGCCGCAGTGT TTATGTAGGCAACATTCATCCCCAGGTTACAGATTCCCTTCTTCAAGAGCTTTTTTCAACTGCAGGCGCCCTTGAAGGATGCAAGCTTATTAGGAAAGAGAAG TCATCCTATGGGTTTGTGGACTACTTTGATCGCAGTTCTGCTGCATTTGCTATTGTAACTCTCAATGGGAGGAATAT TTTTGGGCAGCCTATTAAGGTTAACTGGGCTTATGCTAGCAGCCAGAGAGAGGATACCTCAG gtcactttaatatttttgtcggTGACCTTAGTCCTGAGGTTACAGATGCCACATTGTATGCTTGCTTCTCTGTATATCCTAGTTGTTC TGATGCAAGGGTAATGTGGGATCAGAAGACAGGCCGTTCCAGGGGATTTGGGTTTGTTTCTTTTCGGAATCAGCAG GATGCTCAAAGTGCTATAAATGATTTGACTG GAAAATGGCTTGGAAGTAGACAGATTCGTTGTAATTGGGCAACCAAAGGGGCCAGTGCCAGTGATGAAAAGCAGACTTCAGATTCGAGAAGTGTCGTGGAGTTGACCAATGGATCATCTG aTGGCCAAGAAACAACCAATGATGACACTCCTGAGAAGAATCCTCAATATACCACTGTTTATGTTGGCAATCTTGCTCCAGAG GTTACTTCTGTTGATCTCCATCAACATTTTCATTCTCTTAATGCCGGAACTATTGAAGATGTTAGGGTGCAACGAGACAAAGGTTTTGGGTTTGTGAGATACAGTACCCATGCTGAAGCAGCTCTTGCTATACAGATGGGTAATGCTCGAATTCTATTTGGCAAACCTATCAAG tGTTCATGGGGTAGCAAGCCTACTCCTCCAGGGACTGCCTCAACTCCTCTCCCACCACCTACTTCTGCGAATGTGTCGGGATTTTCTCTTGCTAGTCTTGCAGCTTATGAACGCCAAATGGCTTTGAGTAAAATGGGTGGTGCACATGCCCTTATGCATCAACAAGGTCAACATGCCCTAAAACAGGTAGCCATGGGAATGGGTGCTCCTGGGGCTGGTTATGATGCAAGATTCCAGAATGTTGCGACCACCCAACACCTAATGTACTATCAGTAA